A window from Candidatus Nitrospira neomarina encodes these proteins:
- a CDS encoding hemopexin repeat-containing protein, which produces MSESIDQAIFTIDNQYDPQDIIIQLAERGINVRLQLDDRTLVLYDIGGDVALPVGLRQIQDVESLANNKKSLLLDAWRFRQSKEFLESKRHVPEADLDWDDPRITGVTNDIPEPDFELVESAFFVPALVAHTAPSTHTSERMINRVAVSIIIVDGPGDLELDENDQKKIVAEVQEGLDWLADQEPSAKLTWVTTVQYATVDIEPWQGSRWPVPNETFNREIRAAFQRPSDNRIFMFSGSNYIRMSANGNLDYGYPKAISDNWKGMPANFNLGIDAALWRESNDKLYLFKGDEYVRFSGIDQKMDIGYPKKIKDNWPGMPTSFQEGIDAALMRKHNGKIYFFKGDEYVRFSNVSQGIDSGYPRKIEEGWQVPSSFGKDITAALYRITNDKIYFFKKGRVNGGRYIRRPGGRGDIDEGYPKPIGLNKNEAERLWRDKAFAQLGLPVDDIKEYAQQLRASHNTDWAFIAIFTSHPITWFAYAGTPRTTMRYAPKSNNSFNRVFSHETGHIFGAPDEYANSGCICGALKGRFFRAPNDNCSNCSGTTVSCIMKNNSQAICEYTPKHLGWGAFMRSIDAALYRKSNNKVYLFSGDEYIRFSNVGGLRDDGFPTLIKNNWKGLPASFNEGIDAAFWRESNGKIYFFKGAQYVRITNPADGPDFGYPKPIADNWPGLPASFNEGIDAAFWRESNGKIYFFKGAQYVRITNPADGPDFGYPKPIADNWPGLPTSFTSGIDTALMRFDSHQIYFFKAGRYVRYSNVSNGIDPTYPRWINLNWMPFPRLLGGSVIELG; this is translated from the coding sequence ATGAGTGAATCAATAGATCAGGCAATTTTTACAATCGACAATCAGTACGATCCACAGGATATTATCATTCAACTTGCCGAGCGCGGTATCAATGTCCGTCTCCAACTTGATGATCGTACGCTTGTCCTCTACGACATCGGGGGAGATGTCGCTCTCCCTGTCGGCCTTCGGCAAATACAGGATGTCGAGTCCCTGGCAAACAATAAGAAGTCGCTTCTCCTAGATGCTTGGCGCTTTCGTCAAAGCAAGGAGTTTCTTGAATCCAAGCGTCACGTGCCTGAAGCCGACCTTGATTGGGATGACCCGCGAATAACCGGTGTTACTAATGATATTCCTGAACCGGATTTCGAGTTGGTCGAAAGCGCTTTTTTTGTTCCAGCCCTTGTCGCCCACACTGCACCGTCCACCCACACCAGTGAAAGAATGATCAATCGAGTCGCAGTCTCTATCATCATTGTAGATGGGCCCGGCGACCTTGAGCTTGACGAAAACGATCAGAAAAAGATTGTCGCCGAAGTCCAAGAGGGCCTCGATTGGCTGGCCGATCAGGAACCCAGTGCCAAACTAACATGGGTCACCACAGTGCAGTACGCCACGGTGGACATTGAGCCATGGCAAGGTTCCAGATGGCCGGTGCCCAATGAAACTTTCAATCGCGAAATTAGGGCTGCCTTTCAGCGGCCGAGCGACAACCGGATCTTCATGTTTTCGGGGTCTAATTATATCCGTATGAGTGCAAACGGTAATCTCGATTATGGTTATCCAAAGGCAATTTCTGACAATTGGAAAGGCATGCCAGCCAACTTTAATTTAGGTATAGACGCCGCCTTGTGGAGGGAATCAAATGATAAACTCTATTTGTTTAAGGGGGACGAGTATGTCCGATTCTCTGGTATCGATCAGAAGATGGATATCGGTTATCCAAAGAAGATAAAGGATAATTGGCCGGGAATGCCCACTTCCTTTCAAGAGGGTATTGATGCCGCCCTCATGCGCAAACACAACGGGAAAATTTATTTTTTTAAAGGAGACGAGTATGTGCGATTCTCAAACGTTTCCCAAGGGATTGATTCTGGCTATCCCCGAAAAATTGAAGAAGGTTGGCAAGTGCCTTCCAGCTTCGGAAAGGATATAACAGCCGCCCTTTATAGAATTACCAATGACAAGATCTATTTCTTCAAGAAAGGCAGAGTCAATGGTGGACGTTATATTCGTCGGCCAGGTGGGCGAGGTGACATTGATGAGGGGTACCCAAAACCAATCGGGCTCAACAAAAATGAAGCAGAACGATTGTGGAGAGACAAGGCTTTCGCTCAACTTGGCCTTCCAGTTGACGACATCAAAGAATACGCACAGCAACTGCGAGCCAGCCATAACACTGACTGGGCTTTTATTGCAATTTTCACATCACATCCGATTACATGGTTTGCTTATGCCGGTACACCTCGCACGACCATGAGATATGCCCCGAAATCAAACAACAGTTTCAACCGAGTATTCTCCCACGAGACCGGTCATATCTTTGGAGCCCCAGACGAGTATGCCAACAGTGGTTGCATCTGTGGTGCTCTCAAGGGCCGATTTTTCCGTGCGCCTAACGACAACTGCTCCAATTGTTCAGGGACAACCGTATCTTGCATAATGAAGAACAACAGTCAAGCCATTTGTGAATACACACCGAAGCATTTAGGTTGGGGAGCCTTTATGAGATCGATTGATGCTGCGCTTTACCGTAAGTCTAACAATAAAGTATATCTGTTCAGTGGGGATGAATATATTCGTTTTTCCAATGTCGGAGGGCTTAGGGACGATGGTTTCCCAACTCTGATCAAAAACAACTGGAAGGGGCTCCCTGCCTCCTTCAATGAAGGGATTGATGCGGCCTTCTGGCGGGAGTCAAACGGAAAAATCTACTTTTTTAAGGGTGCCCAATACGTTCGAATCACCAATCCGGCAGATGGCCCTGACTTCGGCTACCCAAAACCGATTGCGGACAACTGGCCCGGCCTCCCTGCCTCCTTCAATGAAGGGATTGATGCGGCCTTCTGGCGGGAGTCAAACGGAAAAATCTACTTTTTTAAGGGTGCCCAATACGTTCGAATCACCAATCCGGCAGATGGTCCTGACTTCGGCTACCCAAAACCGATTGCGGACAACTGGCCCGGCCTCCCCACTAGCTTTACCAGTGGAATCGATACCGCCCTGATGCGTTTCGACAGTCACCAGATCTATTTTTTTAAGGCAGGCCGTTACGTACGCTATTCGAATGTATCCAATGGCATCGATCCCACATATCCACGGTGGATCAATTTAAATTGGATGCCCTTTCCCCGCCTCCTTGGTGGTTCGGTTATTGAGCTCGGATAA
- a CDS encoding transposase, translating to MQPKAKQSLQEIWRAETKVEAEQAFEGFLNTYDTKYPKATACLEKDREERLMFYASPTARWPSLRTRTPCT from the coding sequence GTGCAACCAAAAGCCAAGCAGTCGTTACAAGAAATCTGGCGGGCCGAGACCAAAGTGGAGGCGGAGCAGGCATTCGAAGGGTTCCTCAACACCTATGATACGAAATATCCCAAAGCCACTGCATGCTTGGAAAAAGATCGGGAGGAGCGGCTCATGTTCTATGCCTCTCCGACTGCCCGTTGGCCGAGCCTCCGGACACGAACCCCATGCACATGA
- a CDS encoding Mut7-C RNAse domain-containing protein codes for MTQAHIPKQKFFVDAMLGKQARWLRILGYDTAYERNIADGAIVDRVLNEHRWLLTRDRYLVQRKAVRGRFTLIRSDFVTEQLQQIRTELGIRLAIDEETVCRCVACNHILENIPPAQAGPRVPPFVAKHHTHFTGCPNCGQLYWAGTHWGHLQQQLKLLNQGATNQVPDQ; via the coding sequence ATGACTCAAGCTCATATCCCGAAACAGAAATTTTTCGTTGATGCCATGCTAGGCAAGCAGGCCCGATGGCTTCGTATCCTTGGGTATGATACCGCGTATGAGCGGAACATTGCCGACGGCGCGATCGTCGATCGAGTCTTGAATGAACATCGATGGCTTTTAACCCGGGATCGATATCTGGTCCAACGGAAAGCCGTTCGAGGCCGTTTTACGCTTATTCGTAGCGACTTCGTGACCGAACAATTACAGCAAATCCGAACGGAACTTGGGATCAGGCTCGCGATTGACGAGGAGACGGTGTGTCGCTGCGTTGCCTGCAACCACATTCTGGAAAATATCCCACCTGCTCAAGCCGGTCCACGAGTGCCTCCTTTTGTCGCCAAACATCACACGCACTTTACCGGTTGCCCAAATTGTGGCCAACTCTATTGGGCAGGTACGCATTGGGGTCATCTTCAACAGCAGCTGAAGCTGCTGAATCAGGGGGCAACCAATCAAGTCCCCGATCAATAG
- a CDS encoding 4-phosphoerythronate dehydrogenase, whose product MKKKINMVAGENIPYINEAFASLGNLTLLPGRSIKSSDLHNTNVLLIRSITRVDHFLLEGTPVEFVGSASAGVDHIDEAYLKTRNIGFTSAAGSNANSVAEYVLASLLFLGKQQGFSLKGKTIGIIGVGNIGKLVKHKVEALGMLPVLHDPPLAETGQVEHRSLAETLSCDVVTLHTPLTTDGPYPTYHMLNEQTLKWLNPSAIFINAARGEVVETHALLNAITENRIGPTIIDVWEDEPAINWDLFQAATIGTPHIAGHSLDGKANGTFMIYAALCKHLGISPTWNPVQVLPAPLVPSLTIDYHEQSDEELIQEMVSTIYDLEADYHRMKQLLAMPQKDRPRRFDELRKHYPVRREFHRTNVTLPKNQERLQDLLAEIGFLEFSEEASNGNGQDKLTSTRSS is encoded by the coding sequence ATGAAAAAAAAGATCAACATGGTAGCCGGAGAAAATATTCCCTATATCAACGAAGCGTTTGCCAGCCTGGGAAACCTGACTCTTCTGCCCGGGCGATCCATCAAATCAAGCGATTTGCACAATACGAATGTTCTCCTCATTCGATCGATCACGAGGGTTGATCACTTCTTATTGGAAGGAACTCCCGTCGAATTTGTCGGATCGGCCTCGGCAGGAGTGGACCACATCGATGAAGCCTACCTCAAAACCCGAAATATCGGCTTTACCTCAGCGGCCGGCTCGAATGCCAATTCGGTGGCCGAATACGTCCTGGCGTCCTTATTATTCCTGGGCAAGCAACAGGGGTTTTCACTCAAAGGGAAAACCATTGGCATTATCGGCGTCGGGAATATCGGCAAACTGGTCAAGCATAAAGTGGAAGCGCTGGGGATGCTCCCGGTCCTCCATGATCCTCCCCTGGCAGAAACGGGCCAAGTGGAGCACCGTTCATTAGCCGAAACCCTCAGTTGTGACGTGGTGACGCTCCATACGCCCTTGACCACTGACGGCCCCTACCCGACCTATCACATGCTCAATGAGCAGACACTCAAATGGCTGAATCCATCGGCGATCTTCATCAATGCCGCGCGTGGGGAAGTCGTGGAGACCCATGCGCTGCTGAATGCCATCACAGAAAATCGTATCGGCCCGACCATCATCGATGTGTGGGAAGACGAACCCGCCATTAACTGGGACCTCTTTCAAGCCGCCACGATCGGCACACCCCATATTGCCGGGCACTCCCTCGATGGCAAAGCTAATGGCACCTTCATGATCTACGCAGCACTGTGCAAACATCTGGGCATCTCCCCCACATGGAATCCCGTCCAGGTACTGCCCGCACCACTCGTCCCGTCTTTAACCATCGACTACCACGAGCAATCTGATGAAGAGTTGATCCAAGAAATGGTCAGTACAATCTATGATCTGGAGGCCGATTATCATCGCATGAAACAACTGCTGGCGATGCCTCAGAAAGACCGGCCTCGTCGCTTTGATGAACTTCGCAAACACTATCCCGTCCGCCGGGAATTCCACCGAACCAATGTTACCCTCCCCAAAAATCAGGAAAGGCTTCAGGACCTGCTTGCAGAAATTGGGTTCTTGGAATTCAGCGAGGAAGCCTCAAACGGAAATGGGCAGGACAAACTGACTAGCACCCGTTCGTCCTGA
- a CDS encoding carboxypeptidase-like regulatory domain-containing protein: MKFISYVLTLGLNIVLIAPAFSYEEITVSNGGTITGKVSLAGKEPPALAYSLITNPDTDFCGRISTGTGWRLVDEFHVAPDGGLQNTVVFLEGIAQGKPFARTGAAKVTVEDCLFTPWVSVVQNEQQLHIVNMDPIIHDVQIYETAPFGSKVMLHRPLRLNPFHPKNRIKDHQHNPGEAMLDTVEFSKGRRILYLECGFHTYMQSWGVAVDNPYYAITDAEGNFTLPDVPEGVYSLLAWHPGMGGFIKMEVVILANETLKTRMEFQNPIDRRMAHNTMFSNYRFGTEVLEKEGAVYDVQATHETQDILSDQHGQTANTHSTH, encoded by the coding sequence ATGAAATTCATCTCGTATGTTCTCACGTTAGGTCTCAACATCGTCCTGATCGCTCCCGCGTTTAGTTATGAGGAAATCACGGTCTCCAATGGAGGCACTATTACCGGAAAGGTGTCCTTGGCGGGGAAAGAACCCCCGGCATTGGCGTACAGCCTGATTACCAATCCCGATACGGACTTTTGCGGGCGAATTTCCACAGGAACAGGATGGCGTCTCGTCGATGAATTTCACGTGGCGCCGGATGGTGGTCTCCAGAATACCGTCGTCTTTTTGGAAGGAATTGCTCAAGGTAAACCCTTTGCCCGGACAGGTGCAGCCAAAGTGACGGTGGAGGATTGTCTTTTTACGCCCTGGGTCTCGGTTGTACAAAACGAACAACAGCTCCACATCGTCAACATGGATCCCATTATTCATGATGTGCAAATTTATGAAACGGCACCATTCGGCTCAAAAGTCATGCTTCATCGCCCACTCCGGCTCAATCCGTTCCATCCCAAGAACAGAATTAAGGATCATCAACACAACCCGGGAGAGGCGATGCTCGACACGGTTGAATTCTCCAAGGGCCGCAGAATCCTCTACTTGGAATGCGGATTTCACACCTACATGCAAAGCTGGGGAGTCGCAGTGGACAACCCGTATTACGCCATTACCGATGCAGAAGGAAATTTCACACTCCCTGATGTCCCCGAAGGCGTCTACTCGCTCTTGGCCTGGCACCCGGGCATGGGAGGATTTATTAAAATGGAGGTGGTGATCTTAGCCAACGAAACATTGAAGACCAGAATGGAATTCCAGAATCCGATCGACCGGCGCATGGCCCACAATACGATGTTCTCTAATTATCGGTTTGGCACCGAGGTCCTGGAAAAAGAAGGAGCGGTCTATGATGTTCAAGCAACCCATGAGACGCAAGACATCCTGAGCGACCAGCATGGGCAGACCGCCAATACGCATTCAACGCATTGA
- a CDS encoding sugar phosphate nucleotidyltransferase has protein sequence MAVQTLQSSVWSIVLAGGEGERIRPSIQQWLGYPVPKQYCTFVGTRSMLQHTWDRADQIGLPRKKVTVVGRTHQQSLEHHCTRQDEGTLIFQPRNCDTAPGVFLPLTYVKAWDPHAVVVLLPADHFICPEDRFVSAVRRAVRAVEFLSDRMILMGVRPSHLELDYGWMSVGGVLGWSGGTSIRRIQSFVEKPAAGDGKRMMSEGALWNTLVLVTKVETLWKSGWLCFPDMMDRFEGLRRQIGTPAEGSTLQAMYRDMPTRNFSRDVLQPLAGQLGVMELHDVTWSDWGRPERIVETLRSIGKKPAFPMEAFMGAGAPSNPHIPKDMGYPYLSC, from the coding sequence ATGGCTGTTCAGACCCTACAGTCCTCCGTGTGGTCCATCGTGTTGGCAGGTGGTGAAGGGGAACGTATCCGTCCCTCAATACAGCAGTGGCTCGGGTATCCGGTTCCGAAACAATACTGCACCTTTGTCGGCACTCGTTCTATGTTGCAACATACGTGGGACCGGGCCGACCAAATCGGGCTGCCCAGGAAAAAAGTGACGGTTGTTGGTCGAACACATCAGCAGAGTTTGGAACATCATTGCACGAGGCAAGATGAAGGCACCTTGATCTTTCAGCCGCGAAATTGTGACACGGCCCCGGGCGTGTTTCTTCCTCTTACGTACGTGAAAGCCTGGGATCCTCACGCGGTCGTGGTCCTCTTGCCCGCTGATCATTTTATCTGTCCCGAAGATCGCTTTGTGTCCGCAGTGCGCCGGGCTGTGCGAGCGGTAGAATTTCTCTCTGATCGAATGATTCTCATGGGCGTTCGTCCGTCTCATCTAGAGCTTGATTATGGATGGATGTCCGTCGGAGGAGTGCTCGGATGGAGTGGAGGGACCTCTATTCGTCGCATTCAATCGTTTGTAGAAAAGCCGGCGGCTGGTGATGGCAAGCGAATGATGTCCGAGGGAGCCTTGTGGAACACCCTGGTGCTGGTGACCAAAGTCGAGACGCTGTGGAAATCCGGATGGTTGTGCTTTCCTGATATGATGGATCGTTTTGAAGGGCTACGTAGGCAGATCGGGACTCCGGCCGAAGGATCGACCCTCCAGGCGATGTATCGGGATATGCCTACACGAAATTTTTCCCGTGATGTCTTGCAACCTCTTGCCGGTCAATTAGGTGTCATGGAACTTCATGATGTCACGTGGAGCGACTGGGGTCGGCCGGAACGAATTGTGGAGACATTGCGATCAATAGGGAAAAAGCCTGCCTTTCCCATGGAGGCCTTTATGGGAGCGGGTGCGCCATCCAATCCCCACATACCAAAGGACATGGGTTATCCCTATCTGAGCTGCTGA
- a CDS encoding PH domain-containing protein: MSEPGDPERIIWEGYPSWGQFTWLYFFSLWTGLRGFFLLQIGFSGWEIWVVGAGILLGLVVVLRYWAKYLLTSKRVVLRNGYSGKEMASVEFGIFKSVEVMQGPIARMLGIGTLVIHSKDSGRSVRFRGIKDPEIIETKLRALLPPSSPVLTH; the protein is encoded by the coding sequence ATGAGTGAGCCAGGAGATCCCGAACGAATTATCTGGGAGGGCTATCCCTCGTGGGGACAATTTACGTGGCTGTATTTTTTTAGCCTGTGGACAGGATTGCGAGGTTTCTTCCTTCTACAAATAGGATTTTCAGGATGGGAAATATGGGTTGTCGGTGCAGGAATCTTATTAGGGCTGGTGGTGGTGCTTCGATATTGGGCCAAATATCTGCTCACGTCCAAGCGAGTGGTACTGAGGAATGGGTATTCGGGAAAAGAAATGGCGAGCGTGGAATTCGGGATATTCAAATCTGTCGAAGTTATGCAGGGACCAATAGCCAGAATGTTGGGAATTGGTACTCTTGTTATTCACTCCAAGGATTCAGGCCGGAGTGTTCGGTTCCGTGGCATCAAGGATCCTGAGATCATTGAAACTAAATTACGGGCGCTCCTCCCTCCTTCTTCTCCCGTGTTGACTCACTAG
- a CDS encoding response regulator, translating to MSTNTAPVKYSGPSCTILVVDDDEAMRTLLVDALQEKGCRVIESENGTDALNILKAVVPNVIVTDLKMPDGGFPYLRRLQEGAPDCPIVVMTAYGDSQSKAKALDCGVKGYFEKPLRISDLKAWICQMCLVNPCGNLPFY from the coding sequence ATGTCCACAAATACCGCGCCGGTAAAATACAGCGGGCCATCATGTACCATTCTGGTCGTGGATGATGATGAAGCAATGCGGACCCTCCTTGTGGACGCCCTTCAAGAAAAAGGGTGCCGCGTGATCGAGTCAGAGAATGGGACAGATGCCTTGAATATCCTAAAGGCCGTGGTGCCAAATGTAATTGTGACGGACTTGAAAATGCCGGATGGCGGATTTCCCTATTTGCGGCGCCTCCAGGAAGGAGCCCCGGATTGTCCGATTGTCGTCATGACGGCGTATGGAGACAGTCAGTCCAAAGCGAAAGCGTTAGATTGTGGTGTCAAGGGATATTTCGAAAAACCTCTTCGTATTTCTGATTTGAAGGCATGGATTTGTCAAATGTGTTTGGTGAATCCCTGCGGGAACCTTCCGTTTTATTGA
- a CDS encoding sigma-54 interaction domain-containing protein — protein sequence MAGSLDSDSDVSWSARIEGLKFLAQHVDEPVVIFNPRKELVYANPSANKIAKDCPLTLSSSISSSSDSSNSQASNQPPCDPCHAMELFRSDRQVQDTFPCPSPSAVATPGCPFPRAVPLKSRTGMTHVAILMGARGSESIMMVPQEEDSSDPPALAGDSFPETVPPTIIGDSEPIQQLVEMVRLIAASEATVLIQGESGTGKELVAKTIHALSRRRLRPFIVVECSAMPETLLESELFGHVRGSFTGAVADRKGLFEEAEGGTIFLDEITDTTPAFQARLLRVLQEGEIKPVGSNGSIKVNVRVISAGNKSLEHLVANKSFRADLYYRLAVLPLTVPPLRERKEDILLLVKYFLEQCARKHGREPMHLSPDAQTALVHHSWPGNVRELENLIERVVVTCPHSTIEVKDFFADHSLQPDKSDLSSIGKIARQEAERSRILQALRDAKGDKTRAARALNISRSSLYNKLRDYHIS from the coding sequence ATGGCCGGATCGTTAGATTCTGATTCCGATGTGTCTTGGAGTGCGCGGATCGAAGGATTAAAGTTTCTGGCGCAGCATGTGGATGAGCCGGTTGTGATTTTCAATCCCCGGAAGGAATTGGTGTATGCTAATCCTTCAGCCAATAAAATAGCCAAAGACTGTCCATTAACCCTTTCATCATCCATTTCTTCTTCTTCCGATTCTTCCAACTCACAGGCTTCCAATCAGCCACCTTGTGACCCCTGTCACGCCATGGAACTGTTTCGGTCTGACAGACAAGTTCAGGATACATTTCCCTGTCCTTCCCCTTCAGCTGTCGCCACGCCTGGATGTCCGTTTCCACGTGCGGTGCCCTTGAAAAGCAGGACCGGTATGACCCATGTTGCGATATTGATGGGGGCTCGGGGAAGTGAGAGCATTATGATGGTTCCACAGGAGGAGGATTCATCTGACCCGCCTGCATTGGCTGGGGATTCCTTTCCGGAGACCGTGCCTCCCACCATCATCGGAGATAGTGAGCCGATTCAACAACTGGTGGAAATGGTTCGATTGATCGCCGCGAGTGAGGCAACGGTGCTCATTCAAGGGGAAAGTGGAACGGGCAAGGAATTGGTGGCAAAGACCATTCATGCCTTGAGTCGGCGACGCCTCCGGCCATTTATTGTGGTGGAATGCAGTGCAATGCCCGAAACCTTGCTGGAAAGCGAATTATTTGGTCATGTACGTGGGTCCTTTACCGGAGCGGTCGCTGATCGCAAAGGCTTGTTTGAAGAAGCCGAAGGCGGCACGATTTTTTTGGATGAAATAACTGATACCACTCCTGCATTCCAAGCCCGCTTACTTCGTGTCCTGCAGGAAGGCGAAATCAAGCCCGTGGGGAGCAATGGATCCATCAAGGTGAATGTGAGGGTCATCTCTGCCGGGAATAAATCTCTGGAACATCTTGTGGCAAACAAGTCGTTTCGTGCGGATTTATACTATCGGCTCGCCGTCCTCCCGCTCACCGTCCCGCCCTTGAGGGAGCGGAAAGAAGATATTCTATTATTGGTGAAATATTTTTTGGAGCAATGCGCCAGAAAGCACGGGCGTGAGCCAATGCATCTCAGCCCCGATGCCCAAACGGCTCTCGTGCACCATTCGTGGCCTGGGAATGTCCGGGAATTAGAAAATTTGATTGAACGGGTGGTGGTCACTTGCCCGCATTCCACAATTGAAGTGAAAGACTTTTTTGCGGATCATTCGTTGCAACCTGACAAAAGCGATTTGAGTTCGATCGGGAAAATCGCTCGCCAGGAAGCGGAACGGTCAAGAATCCTCCAAGCCCTCCGGGATGCGAAGGGAGATAAGACCCGCGCAGCGCGGGCCTTGAATATCAGTCGATCCAGCCTTTACAACAAATTGCGGGACTATCATATTTCCTAA